GTCACCGAGCAGGGCTCGACCGAGATCCGCTGGAAGTGGTCCAGGTGCAGGCCGAGCGCGTCGGCCACCACCGCCTTGATCACGTCTCCGTGCGAGCAGGCCACCCAGACCGCGTCCGAGCCGTGCTCGACGGCGATCTTCTCGTTCCACTCCCGGACGGCGGTGACCGTCCGGTGGCTCAGCTCCCGCAGCGACTCGCCGCCCGGGAAGGCGGCGGCCGCAGCGTGGTCCTGCACGGTCCGCCAGAGCGGCTCGGTGGCCAGCTCGGCCAGCGGCCGGCCGGTCCAGTCCCCGTAGTGGCACTCGCCGAGCCGCTCGTCGCTCGCCGCCGGACCGAGCTCCGGCCGGGCCGCCAGCAGCGGCGCCAGCGTCTCGGCGCAGCGCTCCAGCGGGCTGCTCACCGCCTGCACCAGCGGGATGCCCGCCAGCCGTTCGGCCAGACCGGCCGCCTGGGCCCGGCCGGTGTCGTCGAGGTGGACGTCCGGTGTCCAACCGGCGAGCACCCCGGCCGTGTTGGCGGTGGAACGGCCATGGCGGACGAGCAACAGGGTCGGCATGGGGCCAGCGTACGACCTTCACCCGATCCAGCCGCCCGATATGGTGCCCTTTCAGGTCGTCGAGCAGCAGAATGGACCGCATGATCGTCGACAGCGCCATATACCGCGGCGGCCATCGCACCGAGGGCCCCGAGGACTACTCGGACGCCCTGGCGGTTGCCCGCCAGGAGGGCGACGCCTTCGTCTGGCTCGGTGCGGTCGAGCCGACCACCGCGGAACTCAACCTGGTCAGCGAGGAGTTCGGGCTGCACCCGCTGGCCGTCGAGGGTGCCGTGTCGGCGCACCAGCGGCCCAAGGTGGAGCGCTACCCCGACTCGCTGTTCGTGGTGCTCAAGACCCTCGACTACCGGGCCGATGGGCACGTGGTCAGCACCGGCGAGCTGATGCTGTTCCTCGGCGATAGCTACGTGATGACGGTCCGGCACGGTACCGAGCGCCCGCTGGCCGGGCTGCGGGCCTCCATGGAGAAGCAGCCGGAACTGCTCGCCCAGGGCCCGGCCGCGGTGCTGTACGCGGTCGCCGACCTGGTGGTGGACCAGTACCTGGAGGTGGCCGCGGCGCTCCAGGCCGACCTGGACGACCTGGAGGCGGAGGTGTTCGCCCCGGGGCGCCCGGCGCGCGGACTGGCGGAGCGGATCTACGCCTTCAAGCGCCAGGTGACGGCGGTCCGCAAGTGCACCGGGCCGCTGCAGGAACCGCTGTTCCGGATGGCCACCAGCTCCGTCCCGGAGCTGCCGGAGAAGCTCCGCCCCTACCTGCGTG
This genomic interval from Kitasatospora gansuensis contains the following:
- a CDS encoding magnesium and cobalt transport protein CorA, with amino-acid sequence MDRMIVDSAIYRGGHRTEGPEDYSDALAVARQEGDAFVWLGAVEPTTAELNLVSEEFGLHPLAVEGAVSAHQRPKVERYPDSLFVVLKTLDYRADGHVVSTGELMLFLGDSYVMTVRHGTERPLAGLRASMEKQPELLAQGPAAVLYAVADLVVDQYLEVAAALQADLDDLEAEVFAPGRPARGLAERIYAFKRQVTAVRKCTGPLQEPLFRMATSSVPELPEKLRPYLRDVADHLTRVNEQVEALDRLLSDILNANLAQVSVQQNNDMRKISAWAALAAVPTMIAGVYGMNFEDMPELRQPWGYPAAVGLMVTLCLILHRVFKRSGWL
- a CDS encoding histidine phosphatase family protein is translated as MPTLLLVRHGRSTANTAGVLAGWTPDVHLDDTGRAQAAGLAERLAGIPLVQAVSSPLERCAETLAPLLAARPELGPAASDERLGECHYGDWTGRPLAELATEPLWRTVQDHAAAAAFPGGESLRELSHRTVTAVREWNEKIAVEHGSDAVWVACSHGDVIKAVVADALGLHLDHFQRISVEPCSVTAIRYTPHRPFVLRVGDTGSLASLAPRPSPATATAEGDAVVGGDTGAH